A genomic stretch from Hymenobacter psoromatis includes:
- a CDS encoding fructose-bisphosphate aldolase, with protein MNLTTLTTTAQALMAPGKGLLAMDESTDTCNTRFAAAGIPQTVEARRAYRELLVTTPGLAEGLSGAILFDETIRQHTTAGVSFVEILQQAGIIPGIKVDLGAHELAGFPGEQVTEGLDGLRPRLTEYVKMGARFAKWRAVLTIGPNLPSRAAISANAHALARYAALCQEAGLVPIVEPEVLLTGPHSLARCAAVTADVLHEVFNQLRTQGVALEGILLKPSMVLAGADNPERATTAQVADATVQCLLRTVPAAVPGVAFLSGGQSPEEATRHLAAMHERFAGRLPWALTFSFGRALQQPALEIWAGQAANVAAAQQALLKQVRRNHAAVGVG; from the coding sequence ATGAACCTAACCACCTTAACTACCACCGCGCAGGCGCTAATGGCCCCCGGCAAGGGCCTGCTGGCGATGGACGAAAGCACTGACACCTGCAACACCCGCTTCGCCGCGGCGGGCATTCCGCAAACCGTGGAAGCCCGCCGCGCCTACCGCGAGCTGCTGGTGACCACGCCGGGCCTGGCCGAGGGCCTCAGCGGGGCCATTCTGTTTGATGAAACCATCCGGCAGCACACCACGGCGGGCGTTTCCTTCGTGGAAATCTTGCAGCAGGCGGGCATCATCCCCGGCATTAAGGTGGACCTGGGCGCGCACGAGCTGGCCGGCTTCCCCGGCGAGCAGGTGACCGAAGGGCTCGACGGCCTGCGCCCGCGCCTGACCGAATACGTGAAAATGGGGGCCCGCTTCGCCAAGTGGCGGGCGGTGCTCACCATCGGCCCCAACTTGCCCAGCCGGGCCGCCATCTCGGCTAATGCTCACGCCCTGGCCCGCTACGCCGCCCTGTGCCAGGAGGCCGGCCTGGTGCCCATCGTGGAGCCCGAAGTGCTGCTGACCGGCCCGCACTCCCTGGCCCGGTGCGCCGCCGTGACCGCAGACGTGCTGCACGAGGTATTTAACCAGCTGCGCACCCAGGGCGTGGCTTTGGAAGGGATACTATTGAAACCCAGCATGGTACTGGCCGGGGCCGACAACCCCGAGCGGGCCACCACCGCCCAGGTGGCCGACGCTACCGTGCAGTGCCTGCTACGCACGGTGCCGGCGGCCGTGCCGGGCGTGGCGTTTTTGTCGGGTGGGCAGTCGCCCGAGGAGGCCACGCGCCACCTGGCGGCCATGCACGAGCGGTTTGCCGGCCGGCTGCCGTGGGCGCTCACGTTCTCGTTTGGCCGGGCGTTGCAACAGCCGGCCCTGGAAATCTGGGCCGGGCAGGCGGCTAATGTAGCTGCTGCCCAGCAGGCGCTGCTGAAGCAGGTGCGCCGCAACCACGCGGCGGTGGGGGTAGGGTAG
- a CDS encoding F0F1 ATP synthase subunit epsilon (part of catalytic core of ATP synthase; alpha(3)beta(3)gamma(1)delta(1)epsilon(1); involved in producing ATP from ADP in the presence of the proton motive force across the membrane), with protein sequence MSDDLMHLKVLLPSEVFLDVAGVRRVVFETSEGAYGLLPHRLDCVAALVPGILTYQTENSAEQYVAVDEGVLTKAGAQVSVAVRQALGGSDLAQLQAAVDKQFVAQEATERTNRRVMAQLESGFIARLEKYRPT encoded by the coding sequence ATGAGCGATGACCTGATGCACCTGAAAGTGCTGCTGCCGTCCGAGGTTTTTCTCGATGTGGCGGGGGTGCGCCGCGTGGTGTTTGAGACGAGTGAGGGCGCGTATGGCCTGCTACCCCACCGCCTCGACTGCGTGGCGGCGCTGGTGCCCGGCATTTTGACTTACCAGACTGAAAACAGCGCCGAGCAGTACGTGGCGGTGGATGAAGGCGTGCTGACTAAGGCCGGGGCGCAGGTGTCGGTGGCGGTGCGGCAGGCGCTGGGCGGCTCCGATTTGGCGCAGCTCCAGGCGGCGGTCGATAAGCAGTTTGTGGCGCAGGAAGCCACCGAGCGCACCAACCGCCGGGTGATGGCGCAGCTGGAAAGCGGCTTCATCGCCCGGCTCGAAAAATATCGCCCCACCTAG
- a CDS encoding F0F1 ATP synthase subunit A: protein MHLSSDEVVFWQHGFVTINLTLVTTWGIMLLMVGAAAWGTRHLKTGLHPARWQCALELIVSGINTQIEQVGLPQPARYIGFIGTLFLFIALANFGIVLPYYQAPTGSLSTTVALALAVFLAVPAFSISQTGLRHYLKTYVQPTFIMLPFNLITEASRTLALAVRLFGNIMSGGLIVAILLSIAPLFFPVLMSLLGLLTGMVQAYIFAILATVYIAAAVTKTPADQPVAAPAK from the coding sequence ATGCATCTTAGCTCGGATGAAGTTGTCTTCTGGCAGCACGGTTTCGTGACCATTAACCTCACGCTGGTGACCACCTGGGGCATTATGCTGCTGATGGTGGGGGCCGCCGCCTGGGGCACCCGCCACCTGAAAACCGGCCTCCACCCGGCCCGTTGGCAGTGTGCGCTCGAACTAATCGTGTCGGGCATTAACACCCAAATCGAGCAGGTGGGCCTGCCGCAGCCGGCCCGGTACATCGGCTTCATCGGCACCCTGTTTCTGTTTATCGCCCTGGCCAATTTCGGCATCGTACTGCCCTACTACCAGGCCCCCACCGGCTCGCTCTCGACCACGGTGGCGCTGGCGCTGGCGGTGTTTCTGGCCGTGCCGGCGTTCAGCATCTCGCAAACGGGCCTGCGCCATTACCTGAAAACCTACGTGCAGCCCACCTTTATCATGCTGCCCTTCAACCTCATCACCGAGGCTTCGCGCACGTTGGCGTTGGCCGTCCGGCTGTTTGGTAACATCATGAGCGGGGGTCTGATTGTGGCCATTCTGCTGAGTATCGCGCCCCTGTTTTTTCCGGTGCTTATGAGTTTGTTGGGGCTGCTCACGGGCATGGTGCAGGCGTATATTTTCGCCATTCTGGCCACGGTTTATATCGCGGCGGCCGTCACTAAAACTCCCGCCGACCAGCCCGTGGCTGCTCCTGCTAAATAA
- a CDS encoding F0F1 ATP synthase subunit C, with the protein MDSLTTIAMISIIMAGFTTSIGIITPALSEGKAVAAAMSALAQQPDASSTITRTLFVGLAMIESTAIYCFVVSMILIFANPFWNHVIAGHK; encoded by the coding sequence ATGGATAGTCTCACCACTATTGCCATGATTTCCATCATCATGGCCGGCTTCACTACCTCCATTGGCATCATAACGCCGGCCCTGAGCGAGGGCAAGGCGGTGGCCGCGGCCATGAGTGCGCTGGCCCAGCAGCCCGATGCCTCCTCGACCATTACGCGCACCCTGTTCGTGGGCCTGGCCATGATTGAATCGACCGCCATCTACTGCTTCGTGGTGTCGATGATTCTCATTTTCGCCAACCCGTTCTGGAACCACGTCATCGCGGGCCATAAATAA
- a CDS encoding F0F1 ATP synthase subunit gamma — protein METLLQLTHKMAGAQDIKSVVRAMKAMAAANISQYEAAVSSLAEYYQTVALGLVAYFASEPREPLDAPKPAPPKAPPPRICALVFGSDQGLVGSFNSSLADFVAQALHALPGPKEVWGVGERVQQLLTDHGLPVTTRFSVPSSLKAVTPLVGKLLLQAQQNLAKGELTEFYVFHNQPTPAAGYQPVQQRLLPLDAQWRADIAKLTWPTKLAPQVAGGRPPTLAALLHELLFVSLFKACAESLASENASRLQAMQRAEKNINSLLDNMSHQYYRQRQSAIDEELFDVVSGFEALKKDKGRAGR, from the coding sequence ATGGAAACGCTGCTACAACTGACCCACAAAATGGCGGGTGCCCAGGATATTAAATCCGTGGTGCGGGCCATGAAAGCAATGGCGGCGGCCAATATCAGCCAGTATGAAGCGGCAGTAAGCTCCCTCGCGGAGTACTACCAAACCGTGGCGCTGGGCCTGGTGGCCTACTTCGCCTCGGAGCCCCGCGAGCCTTTGGACGCCCCGAAGCCAGCGCCTCCAAAGGCTCCCCCGCCCCGCATTTGCGCCCTGGTTTTTGGGTCCGACCAGGGCCTGGTGGGTTCCTTCAACAGCTCGCTGGCCGACTTCGTGGCCCAGGCCCTGCACGCCCTGCCCGGCCCGAAGGAAGTATGGGGCGTGGGCGAGCGGGTGCAACAGCTGCTGACTGACCACGGCCTGCCGGTTACCACCCGGTTCAGCGTGCCCAGCTCGCTCAAGGCCGTTACGCCGCTGGTGGGTAAGCTGCTGCTCCAGGCCCAGCAAAACCTGGCCAAAGGCGAGTTGACGGAGTTCTACGTCTTTCACAACCAGCCCACCCCAGCCGCTGGCTATCAGCCCGTGCAGCAGCGCCTGCTGCCGCTGGATGCCCAATGGCGGGCCGACATCGCAAAGCTCACCTGGCCCACCAAGCTAGCGCCCCAGGTGGCGGGCGGCCGGCCGCCCACGCTGGCAGCCCTGCTACACGAGTTGCTGTTTGTGTCCCTGTTCAAGGCTTGCGCCGAATCATTGGCCAGTGAGAACGCCAGCCGCCTGCAAGCCATGCAGCGGGCCGAAAAAAACATCAACTCCCTGCTCGATAATATGTCGCACCAGTATTACCGCCAGCGGCAGAGCGCCATTGACGAAGAGCTGTTCGACGTGGTTTCGGGGTTTGAGGCGTTGAAAAAGGACAAGGGGCGCGCGGGGCGGTAG
- a CDS encoding phosphoglucomutase, alpha-D-glucose phosphate-specific: MQLSPLAGKPAPPDILVNVPRLVAAYYTDKPDPAVPAQRVAFGTSGHRGSSFTRSFNEDHILAITQSICLYRKAHQIDGPLFMGLDTHALSVPALNTALEVLAANGVTVRLAADGEYTPTPVISHAIVGYNQGRKHGWADGIVITPSHNPPHDGGFKYNPPQGGGAATAVTEWIEAKSNELLTNNLKGVQRMLLEKARRAATTQTHDYLNTYIADLGNVLDMDVIRGGSLHLGVDPLGGAGVHYWGAIGAHYRLNLTVVNQTVDPTFRFMTVDWDGQIRMDPSSPYAMQSLIKLKDKFDIAFACDTDHDRHGIVTRSHGLLPPNHYLTVCVDYLFRHRPDWGGGAAVGKSVVTSQLLERAATRLGRRVFETPVGFKWFAAGLLDGSLGFAAEESAGAAFLRRNGQVWTTDKDGFIPALLAAEMTARLGHDPGELYQAITHELGDPVTKLAEAPATPAQQQKLAALTASEVTSTELAGEKITAILTQAPGNHAPIGGLKVTTQNGWFAARPSGTEAIYKIYGESFLGAEHLAKIMAQAQEMVDATLAKS, from the coding sequence ATGCAGCTAAGCCCTTTGGCCGGCAAGCCGGCCCCGCCCGATATCCTGGTCAACGTGCCCCGACTCGTCGCGGCCTACTACACCGATAAGCCGGACCCGGCGGTGCCGGCCCAGCGCGTGGCGTTTGGCACGTCCGGGCACCGCGGCTCGTCCTTCACCCGGTCCTTCAACGAAGACCACATCCTGGCCATTACCCAGAGCATTTGCCTCTACCGGAAAGCGCATCAGATTGACGGCCCGCTGTTTATGGGCCTGGATACCCACGCGCTTTCGGTGCCAGCCCTCAATACGGCCCTCGAAGTACTGGCCGCTAATGGGGTAACGGTCCGGCTGGCCGCCGACGGCGAGTACACGCCCACGCCGGTTATTTCGCACGCCATCGTGGGCTATAACCAGGGTAGGAAACACGGCTGGGCCGATGGCATCGTGATTACGCCCTCGCACAACCCGCCCCACGACGGTGGCTTTAAGTACAACCCGCCCCAGGGCGGCGGGGCCGCCACGGCCGTGACGGAGTGGATTGAAGCCAAGTCCAACGAGCTGCTGACCAATAACTTAAAAGGAGTGCAGCGCATGTTGCTGGAAAAAGCCCGGCGGGCCGCTACCACCCAGACGCACGACTACCTCAATACCTATATTGCCGACCTGGGCAACGTGCTCGATATGGACGTTATCCGGGGGGGTAGCCTGCACCTGGGCGTGGACCCGCTGGGCGGGGCCGGGGTGCATTACTGGGGGGCCATCGGGGCGCACTACCGGCTCAACCTCACGGTGGTTAACCAGACCGTGGACCCCACTTTCCGCTTCATGACGGTGGACTGGGACGGGCAGATTCGGATGGACCCGTCCTCGCCCTACGCCATGCAGAGCCTCATTAAGCTGAAGGACAAGTTCGACATCGCCTTTGCCTGCGACACCGACCACGACCGGCACGGCATCGTGACCCGCAGCCACGGCCTGCTACCCCCCAACCATTACCTCACCGTGTGCGTGGACTACCTGTTTCGGCACCGGCCCGACTGGGGCGGGGGCGCAGCCGTGGGCAAGTCGGTGGTTACCAGCCAGCTGCTCGAACGGGCGGCGACCCGGCTGGGCCGCCGGGTGTTTGAAACGCCCGTCGGCTTCAAGTGGTTTGCGGCGGGCCTGCTTGATGGCTCCCTGGGGTTTGCGGCCGAGGAAAGCGCCGGGGCCGCGTTTTTGCGCCGTAATGGCCAGGTCTGGACCACCGACAAAGACGGGTTCATCCCGGCCCTGCTAGCGGCCGAAATGACGGCGCGCCTGGGCCACGACCCCGGCGAGCTGTACCAAGCTATCACCCACGAGCTGGGCGACCCGGTAACCAAGCTGGCGGAGGCCCCGGCCACGCCGGCCCAGCAGCAAAAGCTCGCGGCCCTCACCGCCAGCGAGGTAACCAGCACCGAGCTGGCCGGCGAGAAAATAACCGCTATCCTGACCCAGGCCCCCGGCAACCACGCGCCTATCGGCGGCCTGAAAGTAACGACCCAGAACGGGTGGTTTGCCGCCCGCCCCTCGGGCACGGAGGCCATTTATAAGATTTATGGCGAGAGCTTTCTGGGCGCTGAGCACCTTGCTAAGATTATGGCGCAGGCCCAGGAAATGGTGGATGCCACTTTGGCGAAATCCTGA
- a CDS encoding alpha-glucan phosphorylase: MTTDSPNFSRSHGFLPTELPGLDTLTELALDLQWSWNHAADTLWQQLDTELWDRTHNPWVVLQTASREVLEQRLADPAFQGQMAALMTQKQQATDRPKWFQEQHPNSPLTCVAYFSMEYMLSEALPIYVGGLGNVAGDQLKTASDLGVPVVGVGLLYQQGYFRQEIDRQGMQQALFPYNDPGQLPITPLRLPNGEWLRLRITLSGFPVWLRIWQAKVGDVMLYLLDSNDPANLPQHRGVTTELYGGGMEQRIQQEIILGIGGWRVLQALGIRPDVCHLNEGHAAFVVLERAKTLMRETGLAFEAALAVTRPGNHFTTHTAVAAGFDHFSPALMNQFLGDYARQELGIDLDTLLALGRQRPADSSESFNMAFLAIRGCGGINGVSKLHGQVSRQLFSGLFPRWPVEEVPIGYVTNGVHMPSWDAEAADAIWTTACGKDRWRGDLTALAQHIGQVPDADLWQLATSCRQALVAYTRERLARQFTVAGYPPGLVDIAGKVFDDNTLMLGFARRFVDYKRPDLLLHDPERFVRLLTNRAQPVQLVLAGKAPPFDEGSKILIQRWIQFVDQHQLHQHVVFLSDYDMLMAEHLVQGVDVWLNTPRRPWEASGTSGMKVLVNGGLNLSELDGWWAEAYTPAVGWAIGDGQEHGDDPAWDAAEADALYTLLETQVVPEFYARDAHGIPVRWVERMRQSMATLTPQFSANRTVREYTESYYLPAATRYAQRATNQGAAGAAIVQQRQQIASEWDKLEFGQVQTDTVAGGYRFQIPVRLGALTPAQVLVELYATGLNGAAPLRIPLKPDAAPDADGHYPYQALVTTTRPAGDFTARILPAYEGIAVPLEDQHIRWQH, from the coding sequence ATGACTACGGACAGCCCAAATTTCAGCCGAAGCCACGGCTTCCTACCCACCGAGCTACCCGGCCTCGACACCCTGACCGAGCTGGCCCTCGACCTGCAATGGTCGTGGAACCACGCGGCCGATACGCTCTGGCAGCAGCTCGACACTGAGCTGTGGGACCGCACCCACAACCCTTGGGTGGTGCTGCAAACCGCCTCGCGTGAAGTGCTGGAGCAGCGCCTCGCCGACCCGGCCTTCCAAGGCCAGATGGCGGCCCTGATGACGCAAAAGCAGCAGGCCACCGACCGCCCCAAGTGGTTTCAGGAGCAGCACCCGAACTCGCCCCTGACCTGCGTGGCCTATTTCAGCATGGAGTATATGCTGAGCGAGGCGCTGCCCATTTACGTGGGCGGGCTGGGCAACGTGGCCGGCGACCAGCTGAAAACGGCCAGCGACCTGGGCGTGCCCGTGGTGGGGGTAGGGCTGCTGTACCAGCAGGGCTACTTTCGGCAGGAAATTGACCGCCAGGGGATGCAGCAGGCGCTGTTTCCGTACAACGACCCCGGCCAGCTGCCCATTACCCCGCTGCGGCTGCCCAATGGGGAGTGGCTGCGGCTACGGATTACCCTGTCGGGCTTTCCGGTGTGGCTGCGCATCTGGCAGGCGAAGGTGGGCGACGTGATGCTGTATCTGCTTGATAGCAACGACCCGGCCAACCTGCCGCAGCACCGGGGCGTCACGACCGAGCTGTACGGCGGGGGCATGGAGCAGCGCATTCAGCAGGAAATTATTCTCGGCATCGGGGGCTGGCGCGTGCTGCAAGCCCTGGGTATCCGGCCCGACGTGTGCCACCTCAACGAAGGCCACGCGGCCTTCGTGGTGCTGGAGCGGGCCAAGACCTTGATGCGGGAAACCGGCCTCGCCTTTGAGGCGGCGCTGGCCGTGACGCGCCCCGGCAACCACTTTACCACCCACACGGCCGTGGCGGCGGGCTTCGACCACTTCAGTCCGGCCCTGATGAACCAGTTTTTGGGCGACTACGCCCGGCAGGAGCTGGGTATCGACCTGGATACCCTGCTGGCGCTGGGCCGCCAGCGCCCCGCCGATTCCTCGGAGAGCTTCAACATGGCTTTTCTGGCCATTCGGGGCTGCGGGGGCATCAATGGGGTGAGCAAGCTGCACGGGCAGGTGAGCCGGCAGCTGTTTAGCGGGCTGTTTCCGCGCTGGCCCGTCGAGGAGGTGCCGATAGGCTACGTTACCAACGGCGTGCATATGCCCAGCTGGGATGCCGAGGCCGCCGATGCCATCTGGACCACCGCCTGCGGCAAAGACCGGTGGCGCGGCGACCTGACCGCGCTGGCCCAGCACATCGGCCAGGTGCCCGACGCCGACTTGTGGCAGCTGGCGACCAGCTGCCGCCAGGCGCTGGTGGCCTACACCCGCGAGCGGCTGGCCCGGCAGTTCACTGTGGCGGGCTACCCGCCAGGGCTGGTTGATATTGCTGGTAAGGTATTCGACGACAATACGTTGATGCTGGGCTTTGCCCGCCGCTTCGTGGACTACAAGCGGCCCGACCTGCTGCTGCACGACCCCGAGCGGTTCGTCCGCCTGCTCACCAACCGCGCGCAGCCCGTGCAGCTGGTGCTGGCCGGCAAGGCCCCGCCCTTCGACGAGGGTAGTAAAATTCTGATTCAGCGGTGGATACAGTTTGTTGACCAGCACCAGCTGCATCAGCACGTGGTTTTTCTGAGTGATTATGATATGCTCATGGCCGAGCACCTGGTGCAGGGCGTGGATGTGTGGCTGAACACGCCCCGCCGGCCCTGGGAAGCCAGCGGCACCAGCGGCATGAAGGTGCTCGTGAATGGCGGCCTCAACCTCTCGGAGCTGGACGGCTGGTGGGCCGAAGCCTACACCCCCGCAGTGGGCTGGGCCATCGGCGACGGCCAGGAGCACGGCGACGACCCCGCCTGGGACGCCGCCGAGGCCGACGCGCTCTACACCCTACTCGAAACCCAGGTGGTGCCCGAGTTCTACGCCCGCGACGCCCACGGCATCCCCGTGCGCTGGGTCGAGCGGATGCGCCAAAGCATGGCCACCCTCACGCCGCAGTTCTCGGCCAACCGCACCGTGCGCGAGTACACGGAAAGCTACTACCTGCCCGCCGCCACCCGCTACGCCCAGCGCGCCACCAACCAAGGCGCGGCCGGGGCGGCCATCGTGCAGCAACGCCAGCAGATTGCTAGTGAGTGGGATAAGCTGGAATTCGGCCAGGTGCAAACGGATACCGTCGCTGGCGGCTACCGGTTTCAAATACCAGTCCGGCTGGGGGCGCTTACCCCCGCCCAGGTGCTGGTAGAGCTGTACGCGACGGGCCTCAACGGGGCCGCGCCCCTGCGAATCCCGCTAAAGCCGGACGCGGCCCCCGATGCCGACGGCCACTACCCCTACCAGGCGCTCGTCACCACGACCCGCCCCGCCGGTGATTTCACGGCCCGCATCCTGCCCGCCTACGAAGGCATCGCCGTGCCGCTGGAGGACCAGCACATTCGCTGGCAGCACTAA
- a CDS encoding transcriptional regulator yields the protein MSKKKNSVTTLNEFKDKQYGPRGATKREELEAGYENFKLGTLLHEARLERGLTQAELAEKTGTSKSYISKIENNVKEVRLSTLQRIVEVGLGGRISLAINFQS from the coding sequence ATGAGCAAGAAAAAAAATAGCGTGACTACCCTGAACGAGTTCAAGGATAAGCAGTACGGCCCACGCGGCGCAACGAAACGCGAAGAACTGGAGGCCGGGTACGAAAACTTCAAGTTAGGAACCTTGCTGCACGAGGCCCGGCTGGAGCGCGGCCTGACCCAGGCAGAACTAGCCGAAAAAACCGGTACCTCCAAGTCGTACATCTCCAAAATCGAGAACAATGTCAAAGAAGTACGTCTATCTACCTTACAGCGAATTGTGGAAGTAGGATTAGGGGGGCGTATTTCGCTGGCAATCAATTTCCAATCGTAG
- a CDS encoding amidohydrolase, with product MTKLIAIEEHFLTPAIRAAWAASAIGQEGTAIFDQGEVAALLDDLGQRRLALMDESGVDVQVLSVTTPGLHNLDPVPSVTLARQTNDLLAAAIAQHPTRLQGLATLPTASPAHVATELARSVTQLGFKGAMLSGRTRDKNLDHPDFWPLFKEAATLGVPLFIHPQIPQKAVREALYSGFSDFVDLGFATVGLGWHYEAGIQFVRLMLAGVFDAYPDLQIILGHWGEVVLFYLDRLTALGRVANLQRPIGDYFRQNLYVTPSGMWSQAYLQQALTLVGPERLLFSTDYPYQYKPGQPGRQFLAQAALSADQQTLFAHGNWERLTQLAVQ from the coding sequence ATGACCAAACTAATTGCCATTGAAGAGCATTTTCTCACCCCCGCCATTCGGGCCGCCTGGGCCGCTTCGGCCATCGGCCAGGAGGGAACCGCCATCTTTGACCAAGGAGAAGTGGCAGCCCTACTGGACGACCTTGGCCAGCGGCGCCTGGCGCTGATGGACGAGAGCGGCGTGGACGTGCAGGTGCTCTCGGTCACGACGCCGGGCTTGCACAACCTGGACCCGGTGCCCAGTGTGACGCTGGCCCGGCAAACCAACGACCTGCTGGCCGCGGCCATCGCCCAGCATCCCACCCGCTTGCAGGGCTTGGCTACCTTGCCCACCGCCTCCCCGGCCCACGTGGCGACAGAACTCGCCCGCAGCGTGACGCAGCTGGGTTTCAAGGGCGCGATGCTCAGCGGCCGCACCCGCGACAAAAACCTGGACCACCCCGATTTTTGGCCCCTGTTTAAGGAGGCGGCCACGCTGGGCGTACCCTTGTTCATCCACCCCCAAATCCCGCAAAAGGCTGTGCGGGAGGCACTCTACTCTGGCTTTAGCGACTTCGTAGACCTCGGGTTTGCGACGGTTGGACTAGGCTGGCACTACGAGGCGGGCATTCAATTCGTGCGCCTGATGCTAGCCGGCGTGTTTGATGCCTATCCGGACTTGCAAATCATTCTGGGCCACTGGGGCGAGGTAGTGCTCTTCTACTTGGACCGGCTCACGGCGCTGGGGCGGGTGGCTAATTTGCAACGGCCCATTGGCGACTATTTCCGGCAGAATCTGTACGTGACCCCGAGTGGCATGTGGAGCCAAGCCTACCTGCAACAGGCGCTAACGCTGGTGGGGCCGGAGCGCCTGCTCTTCTCCACCGATTACCCCTACCAATACAAGCCAGGACAACCAGGCCGCCAGTTTTTAGCGCAAGCGGCGCTCTCCGCCGACCAGCAGACCTTATTCGCACACGGCAACTGGGAACGGCTTACTCAGCTCGCTGTGCAGTAA